A part of Pieris napi chromosome 9, ilPieNapi1.2, whole genome shotgun sequence genomic DNA contains:
- the LOC125052617 gene encoding uncharacterized protein LOC125052617 — MSTLSSISKNHSKKVNSIRERDKNKSTASESGGSSQCDTPPLIEKDGSTSQGKFAGIGPDSVHCMADQIAVELNTEAATNLAEDVSYKLRQAISAIALHSEMMKKTSVDSWDVNTLLMLSDTSPIVGTSATQYATFGDDKMCCEVESIVNVTEQALTTQSYAFATVPSMSVEWVTDDKNLNSNSQISTSLQNYYTKVARAILNLKKKPKQLAVEDLTTNTRIGPIFPNLFNLAVLVLNDDNLNALNVPAKKPLQSNVLDMVDALCSNPCSLDTNIQQQFQRLFPVMVSNILGNGSLAEKMVAILTKITRTWPSFITIGKGILFDYLSQGTKERLTAPMIRCIMALGRDALIRCLGDHLDHIDNAAHAPRRNHRHGDLRETMLDVCTCLLRSEPTTYLEDFVMTDYTMYEILGDSIMPRRTIFPYTEKPKDETETSEKTCDDDFYPPLRTTLRRPKVKLLPQHAKRKHVKPCEIFEITHLKRKIHIKIKNCRSKDIKKETKLYSSSSHMKGVIVASGLLNRFKYKLRKTNILPIFGALTL; from the exons ATGTCGACCCTATCTTCAATTTCAAAGAATCATTCTAAAAAAGTAAACAGCATTCGGGAGCGtgataaaaacaaatcaaCAGCCTCCGAATCTGGTGGATCAAGTCAATGTGATACTCCTCCGTTAATCGAAAAg gaTGGATCTACATCACAGGGTAAATTTGCTGGTATTGGGCCTGATTCAGTACATTGTATGGCTGACCAAATAGCTGTGGAGCTTAATACTGAGGCTGCAACAAATCTAGCTGAAGATGTTAGCTATAAGCTACGGCAAGCCATAAGT GCTATAGCGTTACACAGTGAAATGATGAAGAAAACTTCTGTAGACAGTTGGGATGTAAACACATTATTAATGTTATCAGATACAAGTCCTATTGTTGGAACAAGTGCTACCCAATATGCTACATTTGGTGATGACAAAATGTGTTGTGAAGTT GAAAGTATAGTAAATGTCACAGAGCAAGCACTGACAACTCAAAGTTATGCGTTCGCAACGGTGCCTTCAATGTCAGTAGAATGGGTCACAGAtgacaaaaatttaaacagcAACAGTCAAATTAGTACTAGTCTCCAAAACTATTATACAAAGGTTGCAAGAG CAATAttaaatctcaaaaagaagcCAAAACAATTAGCTGTTGAGGATCTCACAACGAATACACGAATAGGACCGATATTTCcaaatctatttaatttagCAGTTTTAGTATTGAATGATGATAATTTAAATGCACTGAATGTTCCGGCAAAGAAACCCTTACAATCAAATGTCTTAGATATGGTTGATGCTCTATGCTCAAATCCGTGCAGTTTGGATACTAATATTCAACAACAG tttCAGAGATTATTTCCAGTGATGGTCTCAAATATATTAGGAAATGGATCGTTGGCTGAGAAGATGGTTgctatattaactaaaatcaCAAGGACCTGGCCTTCATTTATCACAATag gcaAAGGAATCCTATTCGACTATTTATCTCAAGGCACAAAGGAGCGTTTAACAGCGCCAATGATAAGATGTATAATGGCGCTCGGTCGTGACGCGCTAATACGTTGTTTGGGTGACCATTTAGATCACATAGACAATGCTGCGCACGCGCCAAGAAGGAACCATAGACACGGTGATCTACGGGAAACTATGCTT GATGTTTGCACATGTTTACTCCGATCTGAACCAACTACCTATCTCGAAGACTTTGTGATGACAGACTATACTATGTACGAAATTCTAGGCGATTCTATAATGCCCAGGCGAACGATATTTCCTTATAcag aaaaacCCAAAGATGAAACTGAAACATCTGAGAAAACGTGTGACGATGATTTTTATCCGCCGCTGAGAACCACCTTACGTCGACCGAAAGTGAAATTATTACCTCAACACGCAAAAAGAAAACATGTCAAACCGTGCGAGATCTTTGAAATAACACATTTGAAACGAAAAatccatataaaaattaaaaattgtcgGTCAAAAGATATAAAGAAGGAAACTAAACTTTACAGTAGTAGTTCTCACATGAAGGGTGTAATTGTTGCTAGTGGATTGTTAAATcgatttaaatacaaattaaggaaaacaaatatattgccTATTTTTGGAGCTTTAACATTGTGA
- the LOC125052483 gene encoding facilitated trehalose transporter Tret1-like — MSGMLEALHNAEGSFSLDNNDLSWIASTINVTCIVGFAIIAVVTEIFGRKLSVTIATIPVIISWIMTYTAHNKTVLLLSRLFAGISYGGILFTSYVNIGEYMSPNIRFMSFNMLVSVGSLVGTMLGHMLSVVMDWRNVALVGLIPSLISATIPFFWVESPMWLAGKGRFEECEKTFRLLRTPGEDAEEELKLLISVEKDKKTKYRQMKSNLVALNMLKDAFKKRYFWKIFFLSLLVNIYKVAAGRVLFSTLAITILQGITGTSDILLFTLTTNGFAVFGACISCLLLRRFKMRQLLFPTAFLANICLIIFGLVIYLKPDKDEVFNWIKILLLATYLVIVGAGPYPVSESILTEIHPLELKTFNMFTIGAISGVIQFLAIKLAPDMFLVIGYHGVFFINAFITFLCLVYLWFFLPETKGKTLQEIELYLKNNNCHDSDNIKQEQMKELLNIKTIAASDLNA; from the exons ATGTCTGGGATGTTGGAAGCTTTGCACAATGCTGAAGGCTCATTTTCGCTCGACAATAATGATTTGTCATGGATCg CTTCTACGATTAACGTCACATGCATAGTTGGATTCGCTATAATAGCTGTGGTAACAGAAATATTTGGAAGAAAATTGTCCGTAACTATAGCAACAATCCCAGTGATTATATCCTGGATAATGACTTACACAGCTCACaacaaaacagttttattactATCTAGACTTTTTGCAGGAATTTCGTACGgaggtattttatttacaagttaTGTAAACATAGGCGAATATATGTCTCCTAATATCAGATTCATGTCTTTTAATATGCTAGTTTCCGTGGGATCTCTTGTCGGAACTATGTTAGGACACATGTTAAGCGTGGTAATGGATTGGAGGAACGTGGCACTCGTTGGGCTCATTCCTTCTCTAATATCCGCTACGATTCCATTCTTTTGGGTTGAAAGTCCGATGTGGTTAGCAGGAAAAGGCAGATTCGAAGAATGTGAAAAGACCTTTCGTTTACTTCGCACGCCAGGAGAGGATGCGGAAGAAGAATTAAAACTTCTTATATCTGTTgagaaagataaaaaaactaaGTATAGACAAATGAAAAGTAACCTTGTTGCATTGAATATGTTAAAGGACGCTTTTAAGAAACGGtatttttggaaaatattctttttatcCTTACtcgttaatatatataaagttgcAGCTGGCAGGGTTTTGTTCAGTACATTGGCAATAACAATTCTTCAAGGCATTACGGGTACATCtgatatacttttatttaccttaacaACTAACGGGTTTGCTGTCTTTGGCGCTTGCATATCATGTTTATTACTGCGAAGATTCAAAATGAGACAATTGTTATTTCCAACTGCATTCTTAGCTAATATTtgtcttattatttttggccttgtaatatatttgaagCCGGATAAAGATGAGGTTTTTAATtggattaaaattttacttcttGCGACATATTTAGTGATTGTTGGAGCTGGACCTTATCCAGTGTCAGAATCTATATTAACTGAGATTCATCCACTAGAGCTCAAAACGTTCAACATGTTTACAATCGGTGCTATTTCTGGTGTCATCCAATTTTTAGCTATTAAATTGGCCCCAGATATGTTCCTTGTCATAGGTTACCATGGAGTATTTTTCATTAACGCttttataacatttctatgTCTTGTTTACCTCTGGTTCTTTTTACCGGAAACTAAAGGTAAAACATTACAAGAAattgaattgtatttaaaaaataataattgtcatGACTCCGATAACATAAAACAAGAACAAATGAAggaattattaaacataaaaacaatagCGGCTAGTGATCTAAACGCCTGA
- the LOC125052755 gene encoding sugar transporter ERD6-like 6: protein MTKNSNHVTNKIQLILLIAGMTCCCISDGFIFGQMSGMTDALRASNSTIPLTDDDISWIASTINITCVIGFLVVGILAKLLGRRTSISTLSAPLLISWIILYFVGDKILLLCTRVIVGVTFGGVAMLVSVCIVEYLDPNVRQYAFSFISSVGSQVGVTLGHVLCLLMDWRYVALIGLVPTGLSCLIPLFWTESPSWLATHGRFEESEEAFWTLHAKSEIRESELRELISHEKQKKREFLMQSNTNSAFVKFLFACKEVYYWRIIIIGVIIGAYRAAAGRILLFTLALTMIQEITGDSDILLYTIVVDGFGIFGAALSCFLVKRFPMRRLLLISGTIANILLLLVSASLYFVPNEEWYPWIKILLIACYCIIINAGPYPVLDIVLAEIHPLDIKEFSIFLIGGLGGTIQFLWIKLAGTMFDNIGYSGTFLFNSVVVFACIIYMWRYMPETKGKTLQNVELFFRTGKFDHINNERLRELL, encoded by the exons ATGACGAAAAATTCTAATcatgttacaaataaaattcagCTG ATTCTACTTATAGCTGGGATGACATGTTGCTGTATATCCGACGGTTTCATCTTCGGTCAAATGTCAGGAATGACAGATGCCTTAAGAGCTTCTAACAGCACGATACCGTTAACAGATGATGACATATCATGGATAG CATCCACAATCAACATTACCTGCGTAATCGGATTCTTGGTAGTGGGTATTCTGGCCAAACTTCTGGGTCGAAGAACATCAATATCAACGCTTAGCGCTCCACTATTAATATCCTGGATCATACTTTACTTCGTGGGGGACAAAATTCTTCTTTTATGTACCAGAGTCATAGTCGGAGTCACTTTTGGAGGAGTAGCAATGCTTGTCTCTGTCTGCATTGTGGAATATTTAGATCCCAACGTACGACAATACGCCTTCTCATTTATTTCCAGCGTTGGATCTCAGGTTGGCGTAACATTGGGACATGTACTATGCCTTCTTATGGATTGGAGATATGTTGCGTTAATAGGTTTGGTACCAACAGGGTTATCTTGCTTGATTCCTTTATTTTGGACCGAAAGTCCGTCATGGCTGGCGACACACGGTAGATTTGAAGAATCTGAAGAGGCTTTCTGGACATTACACGCTAAAAGTGAAATAAGAGAATCTGAGCTTCGGGAACTAATCTCGCACGAGAAACAGAAGAAAAGAGAGTTTTTGATGCAGAGTAATACGAATAGTGCGTTcgtaaaatttttgtttgcaTGTAAAGAGGTATATTACTGGCGAATCATTATTATTGGTGTTATTATTGGAGCATATAGAGCTGCGGCCGGTCGTATTTTGCTATTTACATTAGCTTTAACAATGATACAAGAAATAACAGGAGATAgcgatattttgttatatactaTAGTCGTCGACGGGTTTGGGATATTTGGTGCAGCATTATCGTGCTTTTTGGTAAAGAGATTTCCGATGAGAAGACTCTTGCTCATTTCTGGAACTAtagcaaatattttactattgcTAGTGAGTGCATCGTTATACTTTGTGCCAAATGAAGAATGGTATCCATGGATAAAAATTCTCCTTATTGCATGTTATTGTATAATCATTAATGCCGGACCATACCCCGTCTTGGACATAGTGCTGGCTGAAATACATCCTTTGGATATAAAggaatttagtatttttctaattGGAGGGCTGGGGGGGACGATTCAATTTTTATGGATCAAATTAGCGGGAACAATGTTTGATAATATAGGCTATTCTGgaacttttctttttaattctgtTGTTGTTTTCGCTTGTATAATTTACATGTGGAGGTATATGCCTGAAACTAAAGGTAAAACTTTACAAAATGTCGAATTATTCTTCAGGACTGGTAAATTTGATCACATAAATAATGAACGTCTTCGCGAATTGTTATAA